In Bufo gargarizans isolate SCDJY-AF-19 chromosome 6, ASM1485885v1, whole genome shotgun sequence, a single genomic region encodes these proteins:
- the CCR7 gene encoding C-C chemokine receptor type 7 isoform X1 has protein sequence MLQLQGSELLLMVLILAILQVDSENAGTELNNPANSSISPCSPFCDGIENSTDMNKEEDYVTLDYIDYEERCGKQDVRVFRSHFLPPMYFIIFFIGLAGNSMVMLRYLYFKRLKTGTDYYMLNLAIADIVFLLTLPFWAVSISYSWVFGSEMCKVTFCLSKMSFISGMFLLMSVSIERYFAIVQAPSAHRHRAKTVLISKLTSISIWVLAFTFSIPELINSDIRNIKGTDVCTIYSANLQSLEVTLKITQMVLGFLLPFIIMSLCYSMIIRTLLRARNFEKYKAIKVIIAIVIAFVIFQLPYNSVMLVKTLYYNTSVCTQIKKLDIADDVTYSLACLRCCLNPFLYAIIGVKFRNDMCTFFKDLGCLSNEKFAQWSTAKPSKRSSFAMDTETTTTFSP, from the exons agcTTCTGCTCATGGTTCTTATCCTGGCCATCCTGCAG GTAGACTCCGAGAATGCGGGCACTGAGCTGAATAATCCTGCCAACAGCAGCATCAGCCCCTGCTCCCCT TTCTGTGATGGGATAGAAAATTCCACTGACATGAACAAAGAAGAAGACTACGTCACATTAGATTATATTGATTATGAAGAGCGATGTGGGAAACAAGATGTCCGGGTCTTCCGTTCCCACTTTCTACCACCCATGTACTTCATTATTTTCTTCATAGGGTTGGCTGGAAATAGTATGGTCATGCTAAGATACTTGTACTTCAAGAGACTAAAGACAGGAACAGACTACTACATGCTGAACTTGGCTATTGCAGACATTGTTTTCCTCTTAACCCTTCCTTTCTGGGCAGTAAGCATCAGTTACAGTTGGGTTTTTGGCAGTGAGATGTGTAAGGTTACATTCTGCCTGTCCAAGATGAGCTTTATCAGTGGGATGTTCCTGCTCATGAGCGTGAGCATTGAAAGATACTTTGCAATAGTCCAAGCACCCTCTGCCCATCGTCACAGAGCTAAGACTGTGCTCATCAGCAAGCTTACCAGTATTAGCATCTGGGTCCTGGCCTTCACTTTCTCCATTCCTGAATTGATCAATAGTGACATCAGGAACATAAAAGGAACAGACGTTTGCACCATATACTCGGCAAATTTACAAAGTCTAGAAGTAACACTGAAGATCACCCAGATGGTCTTAGGATTCCTTCTACCCTTTATCATCATGTCCCTTTGCTATAGTATGATTATCAGAACACTGCTCCGGGCACGTAATTTTGAGAAGTACAAAGCCATCAAGGTCATCATCGCCATAGTCATTGCATTTGTCATCTTCCAATTGCCATACAACAGTGTGATGTTGGTTAAGACCTTATACTACAACACCTCTGTGTGTACTCAGATCAAAAAATTGGATATAGCTGATGATGTAACCTACAGCCTTGCATGTTTGCGTTGTTGTCTTAACCCTTTTCTCTATGCCATCATTGGAGTCAAGTTCAGGAATGACATGTGTACATTCTTCAAAGATTTGGGCTGCTTAAGTAATGAGAAGTTTGCCCAATGGTCTACAGCCAAACCAAGCAAGAGAAGCTCTTTTGCAATGGACACAGAGACAACCACCACCTTTTCTCCTTGA
- the CCR7 gene encoding C-C chemokine receptor type 7 isoform X2 — translation MLQLQGSELLLMVLILAILQFCDGIENSTDMNKEEDYVTLDYIDYEERCGKQDVRVFRSHFLPPMYFIIFFIGLAGNSMVMLRYLYFKRLKTGTDYYMLNLAIADIVFLLTLPFWAVSISYSWVFGSEMCKVTFCLSKMSFISGMFLLMSVSIERYFAIVQAPSAHRHRAKTVLISKLTSISIWVLAFTFSIPELINSDIRNIKGTDVCTIYSANLQSLEVTLKITQMVLGFLLPFIIMSLCYSMIIRTLLRARNFEKYKAIKVIIAIVIAFVIFQLPYNSVMLVKTLYYNTSVCTQIKKLDIADDVTYSLACLRCCLNPFLYAIIGVKFRNDMCTFFKDLGCLSNEKFAQWSTAKPSKRSSFAMDTETTTTFSP, via the exons agcTTCTGCTCATGGTTCTTATCCTGGCCATCCTGCAG TTCTGTGATGGGATAGAAAATTCCACTGACATGAACAAAGAAGAAGACTACGTCACATTAGATTATATTGATTATGAAGAGCGATGTGGGAAACAAGATGTCCGGGTCTTCCGTTCCCACTTTCTACCACCCATGTACTTCATTATTTTCTTCATAGGGTTGGCTGGAAATAGTATGGTCATGCTAAGATACTTGTACTTCAAGAGACTAAAGACAGGAACAGACTACTACATGCTGAACTTGGCTATTGCAGACATTGTTTTCCTCTTAACCCTTCCTTTCTGGGCAGTAAGCATCAGTTACAGTTGGGTTTTTGGCAGTGAGATGTGTAAGGTTACATTCTGCCTGTCCAAGATGAGCTTTATCAGTGGGATGTTCCTGCTCATGAGCGTGAGCATTGAAAGATACTTTGCAATAGTCCAAGCACCCTCTGCCCATCGTCACAGAGCTAAGACTGTGCTCATCAGCAAGCTTACCAGTATTAGCATCTGGGTCCTGGCCTTCACTTTCTCCATTCCTGAATTGATCAATAGTGACATCAGGAACATAAAAGGAACAGACGTTTGCACCATATACTCGGCAAATTTACAAAGTCTAGAAGTAACACTGAAGATCACCCAGATGGTCTTAGGATTCCTTCTACCCTTTATCATCATGTCCCTTTGCTATAGTATGATTATCAGAACACTGCTCCGGGCACGTAATTTTGAGAAGTACAAAGCCATCAAGGTCATCATCGCCATAGTCATTGCATTTGTCATCTTCCAATTGCCATACAACAGTGTGATGTTGGTTAAGACCTTATACTACAACACCTCTGTGTGTACTCAGATCAAAAAATTGGATATAGCTGATGATGTAACCTACAGCCTTGCATGTTTGCGTTGTTGTCTTAACCCTTTTCTCTATGCCATCATTGGAGTCAAGTTCAGGAATGACATGTGTACATTCTTCAAAGATTTGGGCTGCTTAAGTAATGAGAAGTTTGCCCAATGGTCTACAGCCAAACCAAGCAAGAGAAGCTCTTTTGCAATGGACACAGAGACAACCACCACCTTTTCTCCTTGA